The proteins below come from a single Candidatus Coatesbacteria bacterium genomic window:
- a CDS encoding HAMP domain-containing protein: MAKFSLKSLLFWRRMSVRGKIILMAVLLTLIPAAGLTIVITAINADAQEQQTLDSFEAIGVSRGDALENYFYDRFSDVAVLSRDFSTLEMLQFVQPLFVELGRDVDSPLYTETIEPYSRFLKEFRSNYGYKDVYVVATNGDVLYSVLRGEEMGTNLKGGPYKDTNLGVCVRTALTGETNVVDYEIYQPTGNPAMFIAAPVRAPGGTTIIGAVAVQIDPARINSLLIRSEMLGETGETYIVGSDNLMRSDSRFGEESTILEQAIDTRATRELAEREILLTDPHRGVYTNYRGEEVMGVYYEVPIGPDIRGLDAWERVQEAQLTYGLIAEIEYDEAVAAAQTGRNTAIIIAAVTIVLAVGAGVLFGTRLTKPLTELAEVTENIAAGDYQQRVDIQTGDELQALGESLNTMLDRILALIQTETEREALNASMMRLLAVTSDAAEGDLTGRAEVTADVVGSLGDSFNLMIEQLGRLMARVNTTSSRVVSASSEIIATTEQMSRSSEIQAEQIANVTSAVEEMSISISQVSDNAAATAEAANRASEIASEGEKEVGEAVRAVLAIRETVQGTAERIKALGESSVEIGEIIEVIDDIATQTNLLALNAAIEAARAGEAGRGFTVVADEIRRLAERSAKATKDIATLIQGIQSETAEAVRLMESSAGQVEEGADLAEKAGGSLTEITENVNASAQLIQEISLASKQQAKGAEGIVQSMEEISEVTRQNLVGVNQSLQAAEDLGKISEQLLAELANFKVPDEFLVNDEGEEG, translated from the coding sequence ATGGCTAAGTTCTCCCTGAAATCATTGCTGTTCTGGCGGCGGATGTCCGTCCGCGGCAAGATCATCCTGATGGCGGTCTTGCTGACCCTGATCCCGGCGGCCGGCCTGACCATCGTCATCACCGCCATCAACGCCGACGCCCAGGAGCAACAGACCCTGGACAGCTTCGAGGCCATCGGCGTCTCCCGCGGCGACGCCCTGGAGAACTACTTCTACGACCGCTTCTCCGACGTGGCCGTCCTCAGCCGGGACTTCAGCACCCTCGAGATGCTGCAGTTCGTCCAGCCCCTGTTCGTCGAGCTGGGCCGCGACGTGGACAGCCCGCTCTACACCGAGACCATCGAGCCCTACTCCCGTTTCCTCAAGGAGTTCCGCTCCAACTACGGCTACAAGGATGTCTACGTGGTGGCCACCAACGGCGACGTCCTCTACTCGGTGCTGCGCGGCGAGGAGATGGGCACCAACCTCAAGGGCGGGCCCTACAAGGACACCAACCTGGGCGTCTGCGTGCGCACGGCGCTGACCGGGGAGACCAACGTCGTCGACTACGAGATCTACCAGCCGACGGGCAACCCGGCGATGTTCATCGCCGCCCCGGTGCGCGCCCCCGGGGGGACGACGATCATCGGCGCCGTGGCGGTGCAGATCGATCCGGCGCGGATCAACTCCCTGCTGATCCGCTCCGAGATGCTGGGCGAGACCGGCGAGACCTACATCGTCGGCTCGGACAACCTGATGCGCTCGGACTCCCGTTTCGGCGAGGAATCGACGATCCTGGAGCAGGCCATCGACACCCGGGCCACCCGGGAGCTGGCCGAGAGGGAGATCCTGCTGACCGACCCCCACCGCGGCGTCTACACCAACTACCGCGGCGAGGAGGTCATGGGCGTCTACTACGAGGTGCCCATCGGGCCGGACATCCGCGGCCTGGACGCCTGGGAGCGGGTGCAGGAGGCCCAGTTGACCTACGGCCTGATCGCCGAGATCGAGTACGACGAGGCGGTCGCCGCCGCCCAGACCGGTCGCAACACGGCGATCATCATCGCCGCGGTGACCATCGTGCTGGCCGTGGGCGCCGGCGTCCTGTTCGGCACCCGGCTGACCAAGCCGCTGACCGAGCTGGCCGAGGTGACCGAGAATATCGCGGCCGGTGATTACCAACAGCGCGTCGACATCCAGACCGGCGACGAGCTCCAGGCCCTGGGCGAATCGCTCAACACCATGCTCGACCGCATCCTGGCGCTGATCCAGACCGAGACCGAACGCGAGGCGCTCAACGCCTCGATGATGCGCCTGCTGGCCGTCACCTCCGACGCCGCCGAGGGCGATCTGACCGGACGGGCCGAGGTGACCGCCGACGTCGTCGGCTCCCTGGGCGACTCCTTCAACCTGATGATCGAACAGCTCGGCCGGCTGATGGCCCGGGTCAACACGACATCCTCCCGCGTGGTCTCGGCCTCCAGCGAGATCATCGCCACCACGGAGCAGATGAGCCGCTCCTCGGAGATCCAGGCCGAACAGATCGCCAACGTCACCTCGGCCGTCGAGGAGATGAGCATCTCGATCTCTCAGGTCTCCGACAACGCCGCCGCCACGGCCGAGGCCGCCAACCGGGCCTCGGAGATCGCCTCCGAGGGCGAGAAGGAGGTCGGCGAGGCCGTCCGGGCGGTGCTGGCCATCCGCGAGACCGTCCAGGGCACCGCCGAGCGCATCAAGGCCCTGGGGGAGAGCTCCGTCGAGATCGGCGAGATCATCGAGGTCATCGACGACATCGCCACCCAGACCAACCTGCTGGCGCTCAACGCCGCCATCGAGGCCGCCCGCGCCGGCGAGGCCGGCCGCGGCTTCACCGTCGTCGCCGACGAGATCCGCCGGCTGGCCGAGCGCTCGGCCAAGGCCACCAAGGATATCGCCACCCTGATCCAGGGCATCCAGAGCGAGACCGCCGAGGCCGTCCGACTGATGGAATCCAGCGCCGGGCAGGTCGAGGAAGGCGCCGACCTGGCCGAGAAGGCCGGCGGCTCGCTGACCGAGATCACCGAGAACGTCAACGCCTCGGCCCAGTTGATCCAGGAGATCTCCCTGGCCTCGAAGCAGCAGGCCAAGGGCGCCGAAGGCATCGTCCAGTCGATGGAGGAGATCAGCGAGGTCACCCGACAGAACCTCGTCGGCGTCAACCAGTCCCTCCAGGCCGCCGAGGACCTGGGCAAGATCTCCGAACAGTTGCTCGCCGAGCTGGCCAACTTCAAGGTCCCCGACGAGTTCCTCGTCAACGACGAAGGTGAGGAAGGTTAA